One Bradyrhizobium zhanjiangense DNA segment encodes these proteins:
- the tesB gene encoding acyl-CoA thioesterase II: MSKSLIDLISILDLEQLEVNLFRGNSPKTSWQRVFGGQVIGQAMVAACRTVEGRLPHSLHCYFILPGDPQIPIIYQVERLRDGKSYSTRRVTAIQHGNAIFSIMVSFHAEEESAFDHQDKMPDVPPPEKLTAEEVAKQPMFKEMPEFIRRYYESDRPIELRPVELGRYFGQKIEDGRIHVWIRTAAKLPDDPALHMCALAYASDFSLLDAIMARYGRTLFDKRMMPASLDHAMWFHRPFRADEWLLYAQDSPSAQSGRGLTRGSIFKPDGTLVASVAQEGSVRERRA; this comes from the coding sequence ATGTCCAAAAGCCTGATCGACCTCATTTCGATCCTCGACCTCGAACAGCTCGAGGTGAACCTGTTCCGCGGCAACAGCCCGAAGACGAGCTGGCAGCGGGTGTTCGGCGGCCAGGTGATCGGGCAGGCGATGGTGGCGGCCTGCCGCACCGTCGAGGGCCGGCTGCCGCATTCGCTGCATTGCTATTTCATCCTGCCGGGCGACCCGCAGATCCCGATCATCTACCAGGTCGAGCGGCTGCGCGACGGCAAGAGCTATTCGACGCGCCGCGTCACCGCGATCCAGCACGGCAATGCGATCTTCTCGATCATGGTGTCGTTCCATGCCGAGGAGGAGAGCGCGTTCGACCACCAGGACAAGATGCCCGACGTGCCGCCGCCGGAAAAGCTCACGGCGGAGGAGGTGGCGAAGCAGCCGATGTTCAAGGAGATGCCGGAGTTCATCCGCCGCTACTACGAATCCGATCGTCCGATCGAGCTGCGTCCGGTCGAGCTCGGCCGCTATTTCGGCCAGAAGATCGAGGACGGCCGCATTCACGTCTGGATCAGGACCGCTGCGAAACTGCCGGACGATCCGGCGCTGCACATGTGCGCGCTCGCCTATGCCTCGGACTTCTCGCTGCTGGACGCGATCATGGCGCGCTATGGCCGCACGCTGTTCGACAAGCGCATGATGCCGGCGAGCCTCGACCACGCGATGTGGTTTCACCGCCCGTTCCGCGCCGACGAATGGCTGCTCTACGCCCAGGATTCGCCGAGCGCACAATCGGGCCGCGGACTGACCCGCGGCTCGATCTTCAAGCCCGACGGCACGCTGGTCGCCTCCGTCGCGCAGGAAGGCTCCGTGCGCGAGCGGAGGGCTTGA
- a CDS encoding DUF4339 domain-containing protein, producing MASWFYASEGKQQGPFAEGQFRDLIAQGVVRPDTLVWTEGMAGWQKAAEIPGLIGGGGAPPMMPAGGPPMMGGGGYASASAGGYGGAGAGSLAVDFGILEFTWRSIVLLIGMIFVLPAPWVFVWYTQWIVSCVRVPGRPNLSFTGNAMTLVPWYFGFIVLAIAISFIGSQLLSNLLFIVQIVLYWLLIKWMVANLASNGQPLGLSFTGSIWAYIGWSLLFAISIITIIGWAWVAAAQMRWFCRSVEGTRREIVFKGSGLEILWRGIVAAILCSFIIPIPWVYRWIMNWFASQTELAPRGSL from the coding sequence ATGGCGAGTTGGTTCTACGCATCCGAGGGCAAGCAGCAGGGGCCCTTTGCGGAAGGGCAGTTCCGCGATCTCATCGCCCAAGGCGTCGTGCGCCCGGATACGCTGGTCTGGACCGAAGGCATGGCCGGCTGGCAGAAGGCCGCCGAAATCCCCGGCTTGATCGGAGGCGGCGGCGCGCCGCCGATGATGCCGGCCGGCGGCCCTCCGATGATGGGCGGCGGTGGGTATGCCAGCGCCAGCGCCGGCGGCTATGGTGGCGCAGGTGCAGGATCGCTGGCAGTCGATTTTGGCATCCTCGAGTTCACCTGGCGCAGCATCGTCTTGCTGATCGGAATGATCTTCGTCCTGCCGGCGCCGTGGGTGTTCGTCTGGTACACGCAATGGATCGTGTCCTGCGTGAGGGTCCCGGGGCGTCCGAATCTCAGCTTCACCGGCAATGCGATGACGCTGGTGCCCTGGTATTTCGGCTTCATCGTCCTGGCGATCGCCATCTCCTTCATCGGAAGCCAGCTGCTCAGCAATCTGCTGTTCATCGTGCAGATCGTCCTCTACTGGCTGCTGATCAAATGGATGGTCGCGAACCTCGCCTCCAACGGCCAGCCGCTGGGCCTGAGCTTCACCGGCTCGATCTGGGCCTATATCGGCTGGAGCCTGCTGTTCGCGATCTCGATCATCACCATCATCGGCTGGGCCTGGGTCGCCGCGGCGCAGATGCGCTGGTTCTGCCGCAGCGTCGAAGGCACACGGCGCGAAATCGTGTTCAAAGGCAGCGGACTCGAGATCTTGTGGCGCGGAATCGTGGCCGCGATCCTGTGCAGCTTCATCATCCCGATCCCGTGGGTGTATCGCTGGATCATGAACTGGTTTGCGTCGCAGACCGAACTCGCTCCGCGCGGCTCGCTCTAA
- a CDS encoding P-II family nitrogen regulator, which yields MKLVVAIIKPFKLDEVRQALTAIGVHGMTVTEVKGYGRQKGHTEIYRGAEYVVNFLPKLRIEIAVASDVADKAVSVITATARTGQIGDGKIFVTPIDHALRIRTGETDSDAL from the coding sequence ATGAAACTCGTCGTCGCGATCATCAAACCCTTCAAGCTCGATGAGGTCCGCCAGGCCCTGACGGCGATCGGCGTCCACGGCATGACCGTGACCGAGGTGAAGGGCTATGGCCGCCAGAAGGGCCACACCGAGATTTATCGCGGCGCCGAATATGTCGTGAACTTCCTGCCGAAGCTGCGCATCGAGATCGCGGTCGCGTCCGACGTTGCCGACAAGGCGGTCAGCGTGATCACTGCGACCGCGCGCACCGGCCAGATCGGTGACGGCAAGATCTTCGTCACGCCGATCGACCACGCGCTGCGTATCCGCACCGGCGAAACCGACAGCGACGCGCTCTGA